In a single window of the Bdellovibrionales bacterium genome:
- the folE2 gene encoding GTP cyclohydrolase FolE2: MKKTAKSEMPDVTSHSSSIISSTITWVGMDVIELPIQFYGQTTLAKVDVHVNVLDPSAKGIHMSRLYVKIGEIFSQKNLSVDLVRNALSALIESQGGLADSAKIRISWRQPMLRKALLSEYEGWKGYPFHLEAQKIKDQVSFKMGFSLLYSSTCPCSAALARQLKEKEFLKHFSDRALKLEEISNWIRQTQVSSPHSQRSRSIVHILLNDSAQSFDFEKYIDALEGVLKTPVQTAVKREDEQEFARLNGENLMFVEDALRKMKTALDNFSEIKDFKIKAEHLESLHAHNATGVIRKRDR, from the coding sequence ATGAAAAAAACGGCAAAAAGCGAAATGCCAGATGTAACTTCGCACTCCAGTTCTATTATTAGTAGCACGATCACTTGGGTCGGTATGGATGTCATAGAATTACCTATCCAATTCTACGGTCAAACCACGCTTGCCAAAGTGGATGTGCACGTCAATGTGTTAGATCCCAGTGCGAAGGGCATTCACATGTCTCGCCTTTATGTAAAAATTGGCGAAATTTTTTCGCAAAAAAACTTATCCGTCGATTTGGTACGAAATGCTTTAAGTGCATTGATCGAATCGCAGGGTGGTTTAGCAGACAGCGCAAAGATCCGAATCTCATGGCGTCAACCGATGTTGCGAAAGGCTTTATTGAGCGAGTACGAAGGTTGGAAGGGCTATCCATTTCATCTCGAAGCGCAAAAGATCAAAGACCAAGTTTCGTTTAAGATGGGATTCTCCCTTTTGTACTCGAGCACCTGCCCGTGTTCTGCGGCGCTCGCTCGACAGCTTAAGGAAAAGGAATTTTTAAAACATTTCTCAGATCGAGCTCTCAAGCTTGAGGAAATCTCCAATTGGATCCGTCAAACTCAAGTGTCCTCTCCGCACAGCCAAAGGAGCCGATCCATAGTGCATATTTTGTTGAACGACAGCGCTCAGTCCTTTGATTTTGAAAAGTACATTGATGCTCTCGAAGGCGTTCTAAAAACTCCGGTGCAGACAGCCGTGAAGCGCGAAGACGAGCAAGAGTTCGCTCGCCTTAATGGCGAAAATTTAATGTTTGTCGAAGATGCTCTCAGAAAAATGAAGACGGCATTGGACAACTTTAGTGAGATCAAAGACTTTAAGATAAAAGCTGAGCATCTTGAGAGTCTCCATGCTCATAACGCGACGGGCGTGATTCGAAAACGAGATCGTTAG
- a CDS encoding helix-turn-helix domain-containing protein, with protein sequence MMRYPSQKKVKQVLKKLKRTSGTLMVGPSSSPAEKFRWDLCQKLVIYMVENNLSQVALAQVLDIDQSRVSEIVNHRIDKVSTDRLISYNEKIDPKIVFKIA encoded by the coding sequence ATGATGCGATACCCTTCTCAAAAAAAAGTAAAGCAAGTTCTAAAAAAACTCAAGAGAACAAGTGGTACCCTGATGGTTGGCCCAAGCTCCTCGCCGGCTGAAAAATTTCGCTGGGATTTGTGCCAAAAACTAGTGATTTACATGGTCGAAAATAATTTGTCGCAGGTGGCACTGGCGCAGGTGCTCGATATAGATCAATCTCGCGTCAGCGAGATCGTCAATCACCGCATTGACAAAGTTTCGACTGATAGGCTGATTTCATATAACGAAAAAATCGATCCTAAAATCGTATTTAAGATCGCTTAG
- a CDS encoding OmpA family protein — translation MKRSWILLALILSTPLALANVVGVDAQNFNPTTSGLDFVTVHSSKTLAPGVTNFGLFFNYALNTLPNYEDATQTKFEPQDALTSMDLNMGIGLLNNWDIGISLPQVLNQTVDEDSTVFRGQFEQSGLNEIRLNSKYRVWDGTTQGLAIIGSVNFFLIEDYPFTGVNPGPTYNIEVAYDNTFGNWTWGVNAGYRIRDPGDPVGGTPPIPVDPFGNMIIGSAALSYYFADWDLKVIGEVFGSTPTEETRFSSDREISTGEVLLGLKWDVLHNVAAHFGAGTEILQGTSSPDVRVYAGVNVALGPLWGSTEPQLASSYVPDELPPQPEGTLDQKTFKYIDEEQAFLAPPPAAGAEETFLAKNILFEFNGTQVNPDFLPYLKNLADYLMKGGGFQQLVVFGHTDSVGSDAYNLDLSLRRAQAVKEAVASFLPPEHQGKLQFEGLGERYPIASNNNYQGRALNRRVEFFIKR, via the coding sequence ATGAAACGATCATGGATTTTATTGGCGCTGATATTATCAACACCCCTGGCCTTGGCCAACGTGGTGGGCGTTGATGCACAAAATTTTAACCCGACGACAAGTGGGTTAGACTTTGTGACAGTTCACTCCTCCAAAACTCTAGCGCCCGGCGTAACTAACTTTGGTTTGTTTTTTAATTACGCGCTAAATACCCTACCCAATTACGAAGACGCCACGCAAACTAAATTCGAACCCCAAGATGCGCTCACCTCCATGGATTTAAATATGGGGATCGGATTGTTAAACAACTGGGATATAGGGATCAGCCTTCCGCAAGTTCTTAACCAAACGGTGGACGAAGACAGTACGGTATTTCGTGGACAGTTCGAACAATCGGGCCTTAATGAGATTCGACTGAACAGTAAATATCGCGTTTGGGACGGAACCACTCAGGGCCTTGCGATCATCGGCTCGGTGAACTTTTTCTTGATCGAAGATTATCCTTTCACGGGAGTAAATCCAGGACCCACTTACAATATCGAAGTGGCTTACGATAACACTTTCGGAAATTGGACCTGGGGCGTAAATGCTGGCTATCGTATTCGGGATCCAGGAGATCCCGTGGGCGGCACTCCTCCGATCCCTGTGGACCCTTTTGGAAATATGATTATTGGATCGGCCGCACTCAGCTACTACTTTGCAGATTGGGATCTCAAAGTGATTGGAGAAGTTTTTGGATCCACTCCGACTGAGGAAACGCGCTTTTCCTCGGATCGCGAAATCTCTACGGGAGAAGTCCTCCTTGGTCTTAAGTGGGACGTGCTTCATAATGTGGCCGCACACTTCGGCGCCGGAACAGAAATCTTACAGGGAACTTCTTCTCCCGATGTCCGCGTCTATGCGGGCGTGAATGTCGCCCTCGGTCCTCTCTGGGGATCGACGGAGCCTCAACTCGCCTCCTCCTATGTTCCCGACGAACTTCCGCCACAGCCCGAAGGCACCCTCGATCAAAAAACTTTTAAATACATCGACGAAGAGCAAGCCTTCCTCGCTCCTCCGCCGGCTGCGGGCGCCGAAGAAACTTTCTTGGCGAAGAACATTTTGTTTGAATTTAATGGGACTCAGGTCAATCCTGACTTTCTTCCCTACTTAAAAAATCTTGCCGATTATTTAATGAAAGGCGGAGGCTTCCAACAACTGGTGGTCTTTGGACATACTGATTCCGTGGGAAGCGATGCCTACAACTTAGATCTCAGTTTGCGGCGAGCTCAGGCGGTTAAAGAAGCGGTTGCAAGCTTTCTCCCCCCAGAGCACCAAGGCAAACTTCAGTTTGAAGGCCTCGGGGAACGTTACCCCATCGCGAGCAACAACAATTACCAAGGCCGCGCCCTTAACCGTCGCGTTGAATTTTTCATTAAACGCTAA
- a CDS encoding FkbM family methyltransferase, whose translation MTKNYPLAQWPELLKSLTLKLPVRRSQVSNWGIRLLGLNHPFCGRFMGQPIEVHPMEAASRSAYFLGFYERETTAWALNYFRKEQPKVLIDIGAHFGYFIYLALAELTESSIYAFEPDPNNLAWLQRNISMIETRNHIQLEPLAVSDQPSIVRFTTSDSEKHNNLWAGISTQDKSTGNEIEVPAVSLDSYCEEKKLRHVDLVIMDIEGGEGFAVDGMANGIKNHLYKNVLVEFHPEFLKGKHSPDRIIKRFIDAGYTVSHFQSPFGLDGRSDKTSGFYDLSWKESYLKEVDANVPLSGWEHVLFSI comes from the coding sequence TTGACGAAAAATTATCCACTCGCGCAGTGGCCAGAGCTCCTTAAGAGCCTCACTTTAAAGTTACCCGTTCGACGATCGCAAGTTTCTAATTGGGGAATTCGCCTTTTAGGTCTTAATCACCCCTTCTGTGGTCGATTCATGGGCCAGCCGATCGAAGTTCATCCAATGGAGGCGGCCTCTCGATCGGCTTATTTTCTTGGTTTTTATGAGAGAGAAACCACGGCATGGGCCTTGAATTATTTTCGAAAAGAGCAACCCAAGGTTCTCATCGATATCGGCGCTCACTTCGGATATTTTATATATCTTGCTCTCGCTGAATTAACGGAGAGTTCGATTTACGCCTTTGAGCCCGACCCAAATAATTTAGCTTGGCTTCAAAGAAATATCTCAATGATCGAAACCAGAAACCACATCCAACTCGAGCCCCTTGCCGTGAGTGATCAACCTAGCATCGTTAGATTTACGACCTCTGATAGCGAAAAGCACAATAATCTATGGGCCGGAATAAGCACCCAGGACAAATCCACTGGGAACGAAATCGAGGTCCCAGCGGTCTCGCTCGATAGCTATTGCGAGGAAAAAAAACTTAGGCACGTCGACTTGGTGATCATGGACATTGAGGGTGGAGAGGGATTTGCCGTCGACGGAATGGCAAACGGGATAAAAAATCATCTCTACAAAAATGTTTTGGTGGAATTCCACCCGGAGTTTCTTAAGGGGAAACATTCTCCCGACCGAATTATCAAAAGATTTATCGATGCGGGTTACACAGTCTCCCACTTTCAGTCTCCCTTTGGCCTCGATGGGAGGAGCGACAAAACATCAGGCTTCTATGATCTCTCTTGGAAGGAGTCGTATCTCAAAGAAGTGGATGCGAACGTTCCCTTATCGGGCTGGGAGCACGTTCTATTTTCTATTTAA